In a genomic window of Dyadobacter fermentans DSM 18053:
- a CDS encoding FKBP-type peptidyl-prolyl cis-trans isomerase — MNLKTIGYAMGITILAAACNQHRQQVTDSGLKYTLFEHKDDAKKAELGNIMTFHLVLKNGTDSTLRDTYKENNPVKMVLQAPPYKGSFEEGLTLLAAGDSAKFLVNADTLFAKIGQPMPPMIKKGSELSFTVKVVSVLTSEEFQKQQAEAGKKQKDIDAKIIDEYLAKNNLTAKARKTASGLVYVPQTEGTGASPTPGDNVKVHYTGKFLDGKEFDSSKSGGKPLDMQVGAGMVIQGWDEGLTLMKKGEKGLLLIPSGLAYGPDQYGPIPGNSVLQFEMELLDITKGTKPAGPALPSPAPAK, encoded by the coding sequence ATGAATTTAAAAACAATCGGTTATGCGATGGGCATAACTATTCTCGCAGCCGCTTGCAATCAACATCGCCAACAGGTTACCGACAGCGGCCTCAAATACACGCTTTTCGAACATAAGGACGATGCCAAGAAAGCCGAACTGGGGAATATCATGACATTCCACCTGGTGTTGAAGAATGGTACCGACTCCACGCTCCGCGACACATATAAAGAAAATAATCCGGTTAAAATGGTATTGCAGGCGCCGCCTTACAAAGGCAGCTTCGAGGAAGGCCTAACCCTGCTTGCAGCCGGCGATAGCGCTAAGTTTCTGGTGAATGCGGATACATTGTTCGCGAAAATCGGCCAGCCAATGCCTCCGATGATCAAGAAAGGATCGGAACTGAGCTTTACCGTGAAAGTGGTGAGCGTACTTACTTCGGAAGAATTCCAGAAGCAGCAGGCAGAAGCCGGCAAAAAGCAGAAGGACATCGATGCCAAGATCATCGACGAATATCTTGCTAAAAACAACCTGACCGCAAAAGCCAGAAAAACGGCTTCCGGCCTGGTGTACGTGCCGCAAACCGAAGGTACCGGCGCGAGCCCCACTCCTGGCGACAATGTGAAAGTACATTACACCGGCAAGTTCCTGGATGGCAAAGAGTTCGACAGCTCGAAGAGCGGAGGCAAACCACTTGATATGCAGGTAGGAGCCGGAATGGTGATCCAGGGATGGGATGAAGGCCTTACATTGATGAAAAAAGGCGAAAAAGGCTTGTTGCTGATTCCGTCGGGCCTTGCATACGGACCAGATCAATACGGCCCGATCCCAGGCAACTCGGTATTGCAGTTTGAAATGGAATTGCTCGACATTACCAAAGGCACCAAGCCAGCGGGCCCTGCACTTCCTTCTCCCGCTCCGGCGAAATAG
- a CDS encoding DHH family phosphoesterase: protein MNQIIEELRSFLSQPQKIVITTHRDPDADALGSSLGWASYLLKKGHEVTVISPTDYAANLRWLSGMEHVLVYEKPSEQGKCKKKIEQATLICCLDFSALSRLKDLGKVVQDAAAPKMMIDHHLEPEHFAKWMVWDTTAAATAQLVYELVKEMEGGQPAEQIFDIPMAECLYAGIMTDTGSFRHGNVTPAVHLAVADLMRTGFDSSRVHRLIYDNAPLSRLQFLGYVLCNKLTVLPEYRTAYMVLTEAELQKFNSASGETEGIVNYGLQVENVVMSAMFIERKGEVKISFRSVGAFSVRDLASTHFSGGGHKNASGGRSEQPVNETVARFLSILPSYQEELLSVD from the coding sequence GTGAATCAAATCATTGAAGAGCTCCGCTCTTTTTTATCCCAACCCCAGAAAATTGTTATCACAACGCACCGCGACCCGGATGCGGATGCATTGGGATCGTCCCTGGGCTGGGCCAGTTATTTGCTCAAAAAAGGCCATGAAGTGACGGTTATCAGCCCTACCGACTATGCCGCGAACCTTCGCTGGCTGTCGGGCATGGAGCATGTACTCGTGTATGAAAAGCCCTCGGAACAAGGAAAATGCAAGAAAAAGATCGAACAGGCGACCCTGATCTGCTGCCTTGATTTCTCGGCGCTGTCACGCCTGAAAGACCTTGGAAAGGTTGTCCAGGATGCTGCGGCTCCCAAAATGATGATCGACCACCACCTCGAACCCGAGCATTTTGCGAAATGGATGGTTTGGGATACCACCGCGGCCGCGACGGCGCAGCTGGTTTACGAGCTGGTGAAGGAAATGGAAGGTGGCCAGCCCGCTGAGCAGATCTTCGATATTCCGATGGCCGAATGCCTCTACGCCGGCATTATGACCGACACGGGCTCTTTCCGTCACGGCAACGTAACGCCCGCCGTACACCTCGCAGTGGCCGACCTGATGCGTACCGGTTTCGATTCGAGCCGGGTCCACCGGCTGATTTACGACAATGCGCCACTTTCGCGGCTGCAATTCCTGGGTTACGTGCTTTGCAACAAGCTGACGGTGCTGCCCGAGTACCGCACGGCGTACATGGTGCTGACGGAGGCTGAACTGCAAAAATTCAACTCGGCGTCGGGCGAAACGGAGGGGATTGTGAACTATGGCCTGCAAGTGGAAAATGTGGTAATGTCGGCAATGTTCATCGAACGCAAGGGCGAGGTTAAGATCTCGTTCCGGTCGGTAGGCGCATTCTCGGTGAGGGACCTTGCCAGCACGCATTTCAGCGGCGGCGGCCATAAGAACGCTTCCGGAGGACGCTCAGAACAACCAGTGAATGAAACAGTTGCGCGGTTTTTAAGCATACTTCCATCATACCAGGAAGAACTTTTGAGCGTTGACTAA
- a CDS encoding nucleoside-diphosphate kinase: protein MPTNKTFTMIKPDAVKDGHSGSIIKMIEAAGFRIVALKKTQLTSERAGEFYAVHKERPFYNDLCMYMSSGAIIPMILEKENAVADFRKLIGATNPDNAEEGTIRKLYAISMEKNAIHGSDSDENAAIEGNFFFSFTDQF from the coding sequence ATGCCAACGAATAAGACATTTACCATGATCAAGCCTGACGCTGTGAAGGATGGTCATTCGGGTTCAATCATCAAGATGATCGAAGCAGCAGGATTCCGGATTGTGGCCCTCAAAAAAACGCAGCTCACTTCCGAGCGTGCCGGCGAGTTTTACGCCGTGCACAAAGAGCGACCTTTCTACAATGATCTTTGCATGTATATGTCGTCCGGGGCGATCATCCCTATGATTCTCGAAAAGGAGAATGCGGTGGCGGATTTCCGTAAGCTGATCGGTGCTACCAACCCGGACAATGCCGAAGAAGGTACTATCCGCAAGCTATATGCCATTTCGATGGAAAAAAACGCGATCCACGGCTCCGATTCGGACGAGAATGCGGCTATTGAAGGGAATTTCTTCTTCTCGTTTACGGATCAGTTTTGA
- a CDS encoding fasciclin domain-containing protein, translating into MKRKTATDVILENPEFSMLKEIIIAAEKGDAFRTQDATFFLPSNAAFNKANIFSASVITSKPDSIDIFLNRHVLKGQVSYADFTAGKYDNIDKTLKLEIAKKDTAFTVNGARIARKDVSASNGIIQVLDSVYVKVIR; encoded by the coding sequence GTGAAGAGAAAGACCGCCACGGATGTCATTCTCGAAAATCCCGAGTTCAGCATGTTAAAGGAGATCATTATTGCTGCGGAAAAGGGAGATGCATTCAGAACTCAGGACGCGACCTTTTTCCTGCCTTCGAACGCCGCTTTCAATAAGGCTAACATATTCAGTGCTTCGGTAATCACCAGCAAGCCCGACTCCATTGATATTTTTCTAAACAGGCACGTGCTGAAAGGCCAGGTGTCCTACGCCGATTTCACAGCCGGCAAGTATGACAATATTGATAAAACGCTCAAACTTGAAATCGCAAAAAAAGATACTGCGTTCACTGTGAACGGAGCCAGGATCGCGAGAAAGGATGTGAGCGCGTCGAACGGCATCATCCAGGTGCTCGACAGCGTTTATGTGAAGGTTATCAGATAA
- a CDS encoding 3-keto-disaccharide hydrolase, with protein MLKLRQVIVAGAAVLMLNSAFFALNGPSADPLKKPVKLFNGKDLKGWTVHGTEKWYVDGGELICESGPDKQYGYLTTDKFYKNFDLTLKFKQEANGNSGVFFRSTVTGTKVSGWQVEVAPPNHDTGGIYESYGRNWLVQIPDEKEGFLKMGEWNTLRIRAQGDRTQTWLNGHEMVDLTDAKIGAGQGSIALQIHDGGGIKVRWKDIMLEEL; from the coding sequence ATGCTTAAACTTAGACAAGTCATTGTCGCCGGAGCGGCTGTCCTGATGCTGAATTCGGCGTTTTTCGCGCTGAATGGGCCATCGGCCGACCCGTTAAAAAAGCCCGTCAAATTATTCAACGGAAAAGACCTCAAAGGCTGGACCGTTCACGGCACCGAAAAATGGTATGTCGACGGCGGCGAGCTCATCTGCGAAAGCGGCCCCGACAAGCAGTACGGCTACCTCACCACCGACAAGTTCTACAAGAATTTTGATCTCACCCTGAAATTCAAACAGGAAGCTAACGGCAACAGCGGCGTATTCTTCCGCTCTACCGTGACCGGCACGAAAGTTTCGGGCTGGCAGGTGGAAGTAGCGCCTCCCAACCACGACACGGGCGGCATTTACGAATCCTACGGCCGCAACTGGCTCGTGCAGATTCCGGATGAAAAAGAAGGATTCCTGAAAATGGGCGAATGGAACACGCTGCGCATCCGCGCGCAGGGCGACCGTACGCAAACCTGGCTCAACGGGCACGAAATGGTAGACCTTACCGATGCTAAAATCGGCGCCGGCCAGGGTTCAATCGCATTGCAAATCCACGATGGCGGCGGCATTAAGGTACGCTGGAAGGATATTATGCTGGAAGAGCTCTAA